One window of the Rhizobiaceae bacterium genome contains the following:
- a CDS encoding SLC13 family permease, with translation MTSSQLLSFSVIALMMAAFVWGRFRYDLVATAALLVALAVGVVPFEAAFSGFSDDIVIIVGSALVVSHGVARSGVMEYAVQRYAPDVSSVRAQLALLVIVVTVLSAFVKNIGALAIMIPIAFQFAKRSNASPSVFLMPMAFGSLLGGLLTQIGTSPNIVVSRVRGEMTGTPFTMFDFTPVAAVLCVAGIAFLILFYWLVPMRSRESAAMHEAIDIKNYLAEAKISAKSALRGKSVSDLLKIAEGEVAVTSIMRSGLRIAPLPDSVFREGDVLLLEGDPEALNRVVSHGKLDLTGDRDFAKGLGVETEAIEAVIAENSPLIGWSAKRLALYERFNVNLLAVSRRNERLNERLGEVTLRLGDVIVLQGSRAAIPEILREFGCLPLAERSLLLGSVRRGIVPLVILAAAMGATAVGVLPVSVAFFAAAVAMVAFNVVPIRAVYTAVDGPILVMLAALIPVSDSLRATGATDLIAASLADIGGALPGYGSLALILICAMAVTPFLNNAATVLVMAPIAAGFASGLGYRPEAFLMAVAIGAGCDFLTPIGHQCNTLVMGPGGYRFSDYPRLGLPLSILVIIVAVPALLVVWPLQ, from the coding sequence GTGACAAGCAGCCAGTTGCTGTCCTTCTCGGTGATCGCGCTGATGATGGCCGCCTTCGTCTGGGGGCGATTCCGCTACGACCTGGTAGCGACGGCGGCGCTGCTCGTCGCCCTTGCCGTCGGTGTCGTGCCTTTCGAAGCCGCGTTCAGCGGCTTCAGCGACGACATCGTGATCATCGTCGGCAGCGCGCTGGTCGTCAGTCATGGCGTCGCCCGGTCCGGCGTCATGGAATATGCTGTGCAGCGCTACGCGCCGGACGTCTCTTCGGTGCGGGCGCAACTGGCGCTTCTCGTCATCGTCGTCACCGTGCTTTCAGCCTTCGTGAAGAATATCGGCGCGCTGGCAATCATGATCCCCATCGCTTTCCAGTTCGCCAAGCGGTCGAACGCCTCTCCCTCGGTGTTCCTGATGCCGATGGCGTTCGGCTCCCTGCTCGGCGGGCTGCTTACCCAGATCGGCACATCGCCGAACATCGTGGTGTCGCGCGTGCGCGGCGAGATGACGGGAACGCCGTTCACCATGTTCGACTTCACGCCGGTCGCGGCCGTGCTGTGCGTCGCCGGCATCGCTTTCCTGATCCTGTTCTACTGGCTGGTGCCTATGCGCTCCCGCGAAAGCGCGGCCATGCACGAGGCGATCGACATCAAGAACTACCTCGCCGAAGCCAAAATCTCGGCAAAGTCCGCGTTGCGGGGCAAATCCGTCAGCGACTTGCTGAAGATCGCGGAAGGCGAGGTGGCAGTCACCTCGATCATGCGGAGCGGGTTGCGCATCGCGCCGCTGCCCGATTCGGTGTTCCGCGAGGGCGATGTGTTGCTTCTGGAGGGCGATCCGGAAGCGCTCAACCGGGTGGTTTCCCACGGCAAGCTCGATCTCACCGGCGACCGCGACTTCGCCAAGGGTCTCGGAGTCGAGACCGAGGCGATCGAGGCGGTGATCGCCGAGAACTCGCCGTTGATCGGGTGGTCGGCGAAGCGCCTGGCGCTGTACGAGCGCTTCAACGTCAATCTGCTCGCGGTGAGCCGGCGCAATGAAAGGCTGAACGAGCGGCTTGGCGAGGTGACGCTGCGGCTGGGCGACGTGATCGTGCTGCAGGGGTCGCGTGCCGCCATTCCCGAAATCCTGCGAGAGTTCGGCTGCCTGCCTCTGGCGGAACGCTCGCTTCTGCTCGGCAGCGTGCGGCGCGGCATCGTGCCGCTGGTGATCCTTGCCGCGGCGATGGGCGCGACCGCCGTCGGCGTGCTGCCCGTCTCCGTCGCCTTCTTCGCCGCCGCCGTCGCCATGGTCGCGTTCAACGTCGTGCCGATCCGCGCCGTCTACACGGCCGTCGATGGCCCTATCCTCGTGATGCTGGCGGCGCTCATCCCCGTGAGCGATTCGCTGCGGGCGACCGGCGCCACGGATCTCATTGCCGCTTCACTGGCCGACATAGGCGGGGCATTGCCGGGCTACGGCTCGTTGGCACTGATCCTCATCTGCGCCATGGCGGTGACGCCGTTTCTCAACAACGCCGCGACCGTTCTCGTCATGGCGCCCATCGCGGCGGGTTTCGCCAGCGGCCTCGGCTACCGCCCGGAAGCTTTCCTCATGGCCGTGGCCATCGGGGCGGGGTGCGACTTCCTGACGCCGATCGGGCATCAGTGCAACACGCTGGTGATGGGACCCGGAGGCTACCGCTTCTCGGACTATCCGAGGCTCGGCCTGCCGCTGTCGATCCTCGTCATCATCGTCGCCGTGCCGGCGCTGCTCGTCGTCTGGCCCCTTCAGTAG
- the aroE gene encoding shikimate dehydrogenase: MNFLSTITGSFAMPAAENPTVAMMDAAYGHHGIDARYINCEVPPEKLADAVRGARAMGWKGFNCSLPHKVTVIQHLDGLGESAAIMEAVNCAVMRDGRLIGENTDGKGFLKSLREVVDPAGKSVVVFGAGGASRAICVELALAGAAAITVVNRGRERGEELARMLGERTNTKADFRPWTENFAMPAGTDIVVNATSIGLFPDVDATLDIDMATLTPGMVVADIIPNPPRTRLVRDAEARGCTVLDGLGMLVNQGIINIKYWTGVDADASVMRRRIEEIFGV; this comes from the coding sequence ATGAATTTCCTGAGCACGATCACCGGATCGTTCGCCATGCCGGCGGCGGAGAATCCCACCGTCGCCATGATGGACGCCGCCTACGGCCACCATGGCATCGACGCGCGTTACATCAACTGCGAGGTGCCTCCGGAAAAGCTGGCGGATGCCGTGCGCGGCGCCCGCGCCATGGGCTGGAAAGGCTTCAACTGCTCGCTGCCCCACAAGGTGACGGTCATTCAACACCTCGACGGCCTGGGCGAATCGGCCGCGATCATGGAAGCGGTGAACTGCGCCGTCATGCGCGACGGCAGGCTGATCGGCGAGAACACTGACGGCAAGGGTTTTCTGAAATCGCTGCGGGAAGTGGTCGACCCTGCCGGGAAATCGGTCGTCGTGTTCGGCGCGGGCGGCGCCTCGCGCGCCATCTGCGTGGAACTCGCGCTCGCGGGCGCGGCGGCAATCACAGTCGTCAACCGCGGCCGCGAGCGGGGCGAGGAATTGGCGCGGATGCTCGGCGAAAGGACGAACACCAAGGCCGATTTCCGGCCTTGGACGGAGAATTTCGCCATGCCGGCCGGCACCGACATCGTCGTCAACGCCACCTCGATCGGACTTTTCCCGGATGTCGACGCGACGCTCGATATCGACATGGCAACGCTGACACCGGGCATGGTCGTCGCCGACATCATACCGAATCCGCCGCGCACGCGGCTGGTCCGCGATGCGGAAGCGCGCGGCTGCACGGTGCTCGACGGCCTTGGCATGCTCGTCAACCAGGGCATCATCAACATAAAATACTGGACCGGCGTCGATGCCGACGCGAGCGTCATGCGCCGTCGGATCGAGGAGATTTTCGGCGTCTGA
- a CDS encoding 1-acyl-sn-glycerol-3-phosphate acyltransferase, translating to MLVLRSLAFNTVFYASLIVQMIFWAPFYFLSPRHAAWFVPKFWARTCAWLYEKIADTRSEITGAENLPEGSFILAPKHQSFWDAISFFPYLDDPLYILKRELQWIPFFGWYIMKMRMIPVDRGSRSKALKAVVAATRAEMARNPRQLIIYPEGTRRAPGAEPAYKWGIVELYTSLGIPVVPVAHVAGLYWPRRKFLRFPGTIKARFLKPIEPGLSKEEFMARLIAETEAACDALLVDAARSENPPPMPPTAIKRLAELGVKT from the coding sequence ATGCTCGTTCTGAGATCCCTGGCCTTCAATACGGTCTTCTACGCCAGCCTGATTGTTCAGATGATCTTCTGGGCGCCCTTCTATTTCCTGTCGCCCCGGCATGCCGCATGGTTCGTGCCGAAGTTCTGGGCGCGCACCTGCGCATGGCTCTACGAAAAGATCGCCGACACGCGCTCCGAGATCACCGGCGCCGAAAACCTGCCGGAAGGGTCGTTCATCCTCGCGCCGAAGCACCAGTCATTCTGGGACGCCATCAGCTTCTTTCCGTATCTCGACGATCCGCTCTACATCCTCAAGCGGGAGCTGCAGTGGATTCCCTTCTTCGGCTGGTACATCATGAAGATGCGCATGATCCCGGTTGATCGCGGCAGCCGCTCGAAGGCGCTGAAGGCGGTGGTGGCCGCGACAAGGGCCGAGATGGCGCGCAACCCGCGCCAGCTCATCATCTATCCCGAAGGCACCCGCCGCGCCCCCGGCGCCGAGCCGGCCTATAAATGGGGCATCGTCGAACTCTACACTTCCCTCGGCATACCCGTGGTGCCGGTGGCTCATGTCGCCGGCCTCTACTGGCCGCGCCGGAAGTTCCTGCGCTTTCCGGGCACCATCAAGGCCCGCTTCCTGAAGCCGATCGAGCCCGGCCTGTCGAAGGAGGAATTCATGGCCCGCCTGATCGCCGAGACCGAGGCCGCCTGCGACGCGCTTCTGGTCGACGCCGCGCGTTCGGAGAACCCACCCCCCATGCCGCCCACCGCCATCAAGCGGCTGGCGGAACTGGGCGTGAAGACCTGA
- a CDS encoding lipid kinase, with translation MTKNAGKRALMIVNPRARRGAASIAPVRDFLAASGFRLIDEQPTGGDSISDLISRHADRCDLVIVGGGDGTLNAAASALVYTGLPLGVLPLGTANDFARTMNIPLDPLKAAELIVQGRTKHVDLGEVNGHLFFNVASIGFSAELAAELTEHAKKRWGVLGYGIVAARILLRSRLFTAYLDHDGATEKIRTMQVSVGNGRHYGGGMTVEEKASADDGWLDLYSLEVDHWWRLLRLLPSLRRGTQGQWDDVRAFKTTEITIRTKAPRPVNTDGELSTWTPAHFRIRPKSVIVYAP, from the coding sequence ATGACAAAGAACGCCGGCAAACGCGCCCTGATGATCGTGAATCCCCGCGCCCGTCGAGGGGCGGCCTCGATCGCACCGGTGCGCGATTTTCTTGCGGCCTCGGGTTTCAGGCTGATCGATGAGCAGCCCACCGGAGGCGACAGCATCTCGGATCTTATCTCGCGTCACGCCGACCGCTGCGATCTCGTCATCGTCGGCGGCGGCGACGGCACGCTGAACGCCGCCGCTTCCGCTCTCGTCTATACCGGCCTGCCGCTCGGTGTTCTGCCGCTCGGCACGGCCAACGATTTCGCCCGGACGATGAACATCCCGCTCGACCCGCTAAAGGCCGCCGAACTCATCGTGCAGGGAAGGACGAAGCATGTCGATCTCGGCGAGGTGAACGGCCATCTGTTCTTCAACGTCGCCTCTATCGGCTTCAGCGCCGAACTCGCGGCGGAACTGACCGAGCATGCCAAGAAGCGCTGGGGCGTGCTCGGCTACGGCATAGTCGCAGCGCGCATCCTGTTGCGTTCGCGGCTCTTCACCGCCTATCTCGACCATGACGGCGCCACGGAAAAGATCAGGACCATGCAGGTCTCCGTCGGCAACGGAAGGCACTATGGCGGCGGCATGACGGTCGAGGAGAAGGCGTCGGCGGACGATGGCTGGCTCGATCTCTACAGCCTTGAGGTCGACCATTGGTGGCGGCTGCTGCGTCTGCTGCCCAGCCTGCGCCGTGGCACGCAGGGACAGTGGGACGACGTACGCGCCTTCAAGACGACGGAGATCACAATCCGCACCAAGGCGCCGCGCCCGGTCAACACCGACGGCGAACTGAGCACCTGGACGCCGGCGCATTTCCGCATCCGGCCGAAATCGGTAATCGTCTACGCGCCCTAG
- a CDS encoding ABC transporter permease — MTDVPADVPRAQPAYRAARRPAPIIPEQSLSGQSLVLVIAIMTFLSCLTLGAVTMIRDTASVWQTQIAREATIQIKPAEGLDMNAALGNAANIAAGFPGVTGTRIVDEAATARLLEPWLGANIDFAQLPIPRLVIVTIDRASPPDFAAIRSALATEIPSANLDDHRTWVDRLVSMARSMVTIGMSVLALMLTATVLTVIFATRGAMAGSGHIIDVLHFVGAEARFIAVQFRRHFLATGAKGAAAGGLAAVLTFIVFSWWSSINMATPGADQAAALFGNFAIGASGYAGVFFVMLAVAGITALTSHLTVVAYLTDIENRQPDGG; from the coding sequence ATGACTGATGTTCCGGCCGACGTTCCGCGCGCCCAGCCCGCCTACCGCGCCGCGCGGCGGCCGGCGCCGATCATTCCGGAGCAAAGCCTGTCCGGGCAGTCGCTGGTGCTCGTCATCGCCATCATGACCTTCCTGTCGTGCCTGACGCTGGGCGCGGTGACGATGATCCGCGACACCGCATCCGTGTGGCAGACCCAGATCGCGCGCGAGGCGACCATCCAGATCAAGCCGGCCGAGGGACTGGACATGAACGCCGCGCTCGGAAACGCCGCCAACATCGCCGCCGGCTTTCCCGGCGTGACCGGCACGCGCATCGTCGACGAGGCGGCGACCGCGCGGCTTCTGGAGCCGTGGCTCGGTGCCAACATCGACTTCGCGCAGCTGCCGATCCCCCGCCTCGTCATCGTCACCATCGACCGCGCCAGCCCGCCCGATTTCGCGGCCATACGCAGCGCATTGGCCACGGAAATCCCCTCGGCCAACCTCGACGACCACCGGACATGGGTGGACCGGCTTGTCTCCATGGCGCGCAGCATGGTGACGATCGGCATGTCGGTGCTGGCGCTGATGCTGACGGCGACGGTGCTCACCGTGATCTTCGCGACGCGCGGGGCGATGGCGGGGTCCGGTCATATCATCGACGTGCTGCATTTCGTCGGCGCCGAGGCGCGCTTCATCGCCGTGCAGTTCCGCCGGCATTTCCTGGCCACCGGCGCGAAGGGCGCGGCGGCCGGCGGATTGGCCGCGGTCCTCACCTTCATCGTCTTCTCCTGGTGGTCGTCCATCAACATGGCGACGCCGGGGGCCGATCAGGCCGCCGCCCTTTTCGGCAATTTCGCCATCGGCGCCAGCGGCTATGCCGGCGTGTTCTTTGTCATGCTGGCCGTCGCCGGCATCACCGCGCTCACCTCGCATCTCACCGTCGTCGCCTATCTCACCGATATCGAGAACAGGCAACCCGATGGCGGTTGA
- a CDS encoding TCR/Tet family MFS transporter codes for MSVLAGSKRKAAIAFILITAALDIISMGIIIPVWPILIEDFTGSNAEAGWYNGLFVALWALMQFVCSPIMGSLSDRYGRRPVILLSTLGLAADYVLMALAPNLWWLAAGRIVAGITSSSFTTAFAYMADITPPEGRARAYGLIGAAFSGGFVLGPVIGGFLGEISPRAPFWTAAAMSGLAFLYGLLVLPESLAAEKRMNFSWKRANPFGAMVLLRSHPELFGLAGVNFLLYFAHHVFSAVFVLYAGYRYGWGPWQVGAVLALVGVLDMIAQGVVVGPLVKRFGDRAVMVFGLFGGSVGIACMGFAPDWITFTLAMLPNALWGLAMPTLQSLMTRHVSESEQGQLQGANMSLASIAGVLSPLFFGWVYSHSIYDGAPVWLSGLSLLIASGVLLSAAILGWWVARRAGSAEAVQQPAV; via the coding sequence ATGTCAGTCCTGGCAGGTTCGAAACGCAAGGCGGCGATCGCTTTCATTTTGATCACGGCCGCCCTCGACATCATCTCGATGGGCATCATCATTCCCGTCTGGCCGATCCTCATCGAGGATTTCACCGGCTCCAACGCCGAGGCGGGCTGGTACAACGGGCTGTTCGTGGCGCTCTGGGCGCTGATGCAGTTCGTCTGCTCGCCGATCATGGGATCGCTGTCGGATCGCTACGGCCGCCGGCCGGTGATCCTCCTGTCGACGCTCGGGCTCGCGGCCGACTATGTGCTGATGGCGCTGGCGCCGAACCTCTGGTGGCTGGCGGCGGGACGCATCGTCGCGGGCATCACCTCGTCGAGCTTCACGACAGCCTTCGCCTACATGGCCGACATTACGCCGCCGGAAGGGCGCGCCCGCGCCTACGGCCTGATCGGCGCGGCCTTCAGCGGCGGCTTCGTGCTCGGGCCGGTGATCGGCGGCTTCCTCGGGGAGATTTCGCCGCGCGCGCCATTCTGGACGGCAGCAGCCATGAGCGGCCTCGCTTTCCTCTATGGGCTTCTGGTGCTGCCGGAATCGCTTGCAGCGGAAAAGCGCATGAACTTCTCGTGGAAGCGGGCCAATCCCTTCGGCGCCATGGTGCTGCTGCGCTCGCATCCCGAGCTTTTCGGGCTCGCAGGCGTCAACTTCCTGCTCTATTTCGCGCATCACGTCTTTTCGGCCGTGTTCGTGCTCTATGCCGGCTATCGCTACGGCTGGGGGCCGTGGCAGGTCGGTGCGGTGCTGGCGCTGGTGGGCGTTCTCGACATGATCGCGCAGGGCGTCGTCGTCGGGCCGCTGGTCAAGCGCTTCGGCGACCGCGCCGTCATGGTGTTCGGGCTGTTCGGCGGCTCGGTCGGCATCGCCTGCATGGGTTTTGCGCCGGACTGGATCACCTTCACCCTCGCCATGCTGCCAAACGCGCTCTGGGGCCTCGCCATGCCGACGCTGCAGTCCCTGATGACGCGTCACGTCTCGGAATCGGAGCAGGGGCAATTGCAGGGCGCGAATATGAGCCTCGCCAGCATTGCAGGCGTGCTATCGCCGCTGTTCTTCGGCTGGGTCTATTCGCACTCGATCTACGACGGCGCCCCGGTCTGGCTGTCGGGGCTGTCGCTGCTGATCGCATCGGGCGTCCTGCTTTCCGCGGCGATCCTTGGCTGGTGGGTTGCCCGGCGCGCCGGGTCTGCGGAGGCCGTTCAGCAGCCTGCCGTCTGA
- a CDS encoding YdcF family protein, protein MAVDDGKTVYRGLPNGASLHGMAEDQPTPPSGFDSAATGSPRLRPSSVFRVFRFVFLAALACVAVLAGGFGFFADYVSTLATPRNPDPADAIIVVTGGRSRLEAAVGLLKSGKGERLLISGVHPAADLDDLRAVTGGDRTLFKCCVDVDYAALDTIGNAQESAKWLKDHKFARAILVTNNYHMPRTLLEMKRFVPDTEFVPYPVVNTRIDHGNWLTSGEVLRVLFTEYAKYLAAVARGLLPLDGDEEPAEMVNVAPSNG, encoded by the coding sequence ATGGCGGTTGATGACGGAAAAACCGTCTACCGTGGCCTGCCGAATGGCGCTAGCCTTCACGGCATGGCCGAGGACCAACCGACGCCGCCCTCTGGCTTCGATTCCGCTGCGACCGGGAGCCCGCGCCTCCGGCCGAGTTCGGTATTTCGCGTTTTCCGATTCGTGTTCCTCGCGGCGCTCGCCTGCGTCGCCGTCCTCGCCGGCGGCTTCGGCTTCTTCGCGGACTATGTGAGCACGCTCGCAACGCCGCGCAATCCGGACCCGGCGGACGCCATCATCGTCGTCACCGGCGGCCGCTCGCGGTTGGAGGCGGCTGTCGGGCTGCTGAAATCCGGCAAGGGCGAGCGCCTGCTGATCAGCGGCGTGCATCCGGCGGCCGATCTCGACGATCTGCGCGCCGTGACCGGCGGCGACCGCACGCTGTTCAAATGCTGCGTCGATGTCGACTATGCCGCGCTGGACACGATCGGCAACGCGCAGGAAAGCGCCAAATGGCTGAAGGACCACAAATTCGCCCGCGCCATCCTCGTCACCAACAACTACCACATGCCGCGCACGCTGCTGGAGATGAAGCGCTTCGTTCCGGACACGGAATTCGTGCCCTACCCGGTCGTCAACACGCGCATAGACCACGGCAACTGGCTAACCAGCGGCGAGGTGCTGCGGGTACTTTTCACCGAATATGCGAAGTATCTTGCGGCCGTCGCCCGTGGCCTGCTGCCGCTCGACGGAGACGAAGAGCCCGCCGAGATGGTCAACGTAGCGCCTTCCAACGGCTGA
- a CDS encoding class I SAM-dependent methyltransferase, with protein MNSDIIVLRSFYGSVLGRLAERSITMALASIWAKLPKERLVGLGYTVPWLDRFGTDAECACAFMPATQGAVVWPAGGPSATALVFDEELPLVDASIDRMLVVHALEHAENPRETLKEIWRVLSPAGRVVIVVPNRRGVWARFEHTPFGTGRPFSRGQLTELLHEANFTPSAWAEALLFPPSKRRFMMRLHGMFERMGRRFWPIFSGVIVVEAQKRIYQGLPATQRASRRVFVPVLTPQNARTAPVTAARKAAPRQTAGC; from the coding sequence ATGAATTCCGACATCATCGTCCTGCGCTCTTTCTATGGTTCGGTGCTCGGCCGGCTGGCCGAGCGCTCGATCACCATGGCTCTGGCCTCGATCTGGGCCAAGCTGCCCAAGGAACGGCTGGTCGGCCTCGGCTACACGGTGCCGTGGCTCGACCGTTTCGGAACCGATGCCGAATGCGCATGCGCCTTCATGCCGGCCACGCAGGGCGCCGTGGTGTGGCCGGCGGGCGGTCCTTCGGCGACCGCGCTCGTCTTCGACGAGGAACTGCCGCTGGTCGATGCGTCGATCGACCGGATGCTGGTCGTCCATGCGCTGGAACACGCGGAAAATCCGCGCGAGACGCTGAAGGAGATCTGGCGCGTGCTCTCCCCAGCCGGCCGCGTCGTCATCGTCGTGCCGAACCGCCGCGGCGTCTGGGCGCGATTCGAGCACACGCCGTTCGGCACCGGCCGGCCATTTTCGCGCGGGCAGTTGACCGAACTCCTGCACGAGGCGAATTTCACGCCCTCGGCCTGGGCGGAGGCGCTGCTCTTCCCGCCTTCGAAGCGCCGCTTCATGATGCGGCTGCACGGCATGTTCGAACGCATGGGACGGCGATTCTGGCCGATCTTCTCCGGCGTCATCGTGGTCGAGGCGCAGAAGCGCATCTATCAGGGGCTCCCGGCGACGCAAAGAGCCTCCCGGCGCGTCTTCGTGCCGGTGCTGACACCCCAGAACGCAAGAACGGCCCCGGTGACGGCCGCACGCAAGGCCGCCCCGCGTCAGACGGCAGGCTGCTGA
- the ftsE gene encoding cell division ATP-binding protein FtsE, with protein sequence MIRFENVGLRYGLGPEILRDISFDLPERSFQFLTGPSGAGKTSLLRLLFMSLKPTRGLINIFGKDRSRITPKELPYLRRRIGVVFQDFRLLDHMSTFDNVALPLRVRGREEASYRHDVAELLKWVGLGDRMHVLPPVLSGGEKQRVAIARALIEQPEILLADEPTGNVDPPLARRLLRLFIEMNRLGTAVVIATHDLHLMEQVDARRMVLTDGRLDVYD encoded by the coding sequence TTGATCCGGTTCGAGAATGTCGGCCTGCGCTACGGACTCGGTCCGGAGATTCTGCGCGACATTTCGTTCGACCTGCCGGAGCGCTCCTTCCAGTTCCTGACCGGTCCTTCCGGCGCGGGCAAGACGTCGCTGCTCCGGCTGCTGTTCATGTCGCTGAAGCCGACACGCGGACTGATCAACATATTCGGCAAGGACCGCTCGCGAATCACGCCGAAGGAACTGCCCTATCTGCGCCGCCGCATCGGCGTCGTGTTCCAGGATTTCCGCCTGCTCGACCATATGTCCACCTTCGACAATGTCGCGCTGCCCTTGCGCGTGCGCGGGCGCGAGGAGGCAAGCTACCGGCACGACGTCGCCGAACTCCTGAAATGGGTCGGCCTCGGCGACCGTATGCACGTCCTTCCGCCGGTGCTTTCGGGCGGCGAGAAGCAGCGCGTCGCCATCGCCCGCGCCCTGATCGAGCAGCCGGAAATCCTGCTGGCCGACGAACCCACGGGCAACGTCGACCCGCCTCTGGCGCGCCGCCTGCTGCGCCTCTTCATCGAAATGAACAGGCTTGGCACCGCCGTCGTCATCGCCACCCACGACCTGCACCTGATGGAGCAGGTCGACGCACGCCGCATGGTGCTCACCGACGGAAGGCTGGACGTCTATGACTGA
- the hpt gene encoding hypoxanthine phosphoribosyltransferase produces the protein MPVVRDKEIEVLFSASAIARRNLELAKQIAEHDYHDLLVISVLKGSFIFAADLIRAMHDVGLSPEVEFIFISSYGTGTTSGEVKVLRDIDNDVAGRDVLLVDDILESGKTLKFARDLMLSRGAKSCSLAVLLDKRMRRKADIEADFVGFDCPDYFVVGYGMDVAHAFRELPFVGVVKS, from the coding sequence ATGCCTGTTGTCCGCGACAAAGAGATCGAGGTGCTGTTCTCCGCGTCCGCCATCGCGCGGCGCAACCTCGAACTCGCCAAGCAGATTGCCGAGCACGACTATCATGACCTGCTGGTCATCTCGGTGCTCAAGGGTTCGTTCATCTTCGCGGCCGATCTCATCCGCGCCATGCACGACGTCGGCCTGTCGCCGGAAGTCGAGTTCATCTTCATATCGAGCTACGGAACGGGCACGACGAGCGGCGAGGTGAAGGTGCTGCGCGATATCGACAACGATGTCGCCGGGCGCGACGTGCTTCTCGTCGACGACATCCTCGAATCCGGCAAGACGCTGAAATTCGCGCGGGATCTCATGCTGTCGCGCGGCGCGAAAAGCTGCTCGCTCGCCGTGCTTCTCGACAAGCGCATGCGCCGTAAGGCCGATATCGAAGCCGATTTCGTCGGTTTCGACTGCCCGGACTATTTCGTCGTCGGATACGGCATGGACGTCGCCCATGCGTTCCGCGAACTGCCCTTCGTCGGCGTGGTCAAGTCCTGA
- the gloB gene encoding hydroxyacylglutathione hydrolase, whose protein sequence is MTIQIDQFTCRADNFGVLMHDSATGETALIDAPEEATILAAIERTGWKPTLILTTHHHADHVEANLALKQKFNLKIIGPKAEADKIPGIDEEVREGDVIKFGGEEIRVIETPGHTAGHVSYHLPKSKIAFTADTLFALGCGRLFEAPPPVMYQSLKKLAALPPETVVYCGHEYTLSNAKFALTVDPENDKLKARAVRIETLRAEDKATLPTTIGEELETNPFLRWDDPSIRKHLGMEKATDAEVFAEIRKRKDNF, encoded by the coding sequence ATGACGATCCAGATCGACCAGTTCACATGCCGCGCCGACAATTTCGGCGTGCTCATGCACGATTCGGCAACCGGCGAGACGGCGCTGATCGATGCGCCGGAGGAGGCGACCATTCTCGCCGCGATCGAGCGCACGGGCTGGAAGCCCACCCTCATCCTGACCACGCATCACCACGCCGATCATGTCGAGGCGAACCTCGCGCTAAAGCAGAAGTTCAATCTGAAGATCATCGGGCCGAAAGCCGAGGCGGACAAGATTCCGGGCATCGACGAAGAGGTGAGGGAGGGGGATGTCATCAAGTTCGGCGGCGAGGAGATCCGGGTCATCGAGACGCCGGGCCATACGGCGGGCCATGTCTCCTATCATCTGCCGAAGTCGAAAATCGCCTTCACCGCCGACACGCTGTTCGCGCTCGGCTGCGGACGGCTGTTCGAGGCGCCGCCTCCGGTCATGTACCAGTCGCTGAAGAAGCTCGCCGCGCTGCCGCCTGAAACGGTGGTCTATTGCGGCCATGAATATACGCTGTCCAACGCGAAGTTCGCGCTCACGGTCGATCCCGAGAACGATAAACTGAAGGCGCGGGCGGTACGGATCGAGACGCTGCGCGCCGAGGACAAGGCGACGCTGCCGACCACGATCGGCGAGGAACTGGAGACCAATCCGTTCCTGCGCTGGGACGATCCGTCGATCCGCAAGCATCTCGGCATGGAGAAGGCGACGGACGCCGAGGTCTTCGCCGAGATCCGCAAGCGCAAGGACAATTTCTGA
- a CDS encoding cupin domain-containing protein, with the protein MNASEIIALLGMKRHPEGGWYAETFRDEAGGERGHSTAIYFLLEAGDRSHWHRVADAAEVWHHYAGAPLELQVAKHDAGPLVRHILGIDLTAGERPQFVVPAGWWQAARSLGDWTLVGCTVSPGFSFSSFELAPPDWSPGA; encoded by the coding sequence ATGAACGCCAGCGAGATCATCGCATTGCTCGGCATGAAGCGTCATCCGGAAGGCGGCTGGTATGCCGAGACCTTCCGGGACGAGGCTGGGGGCGAGCGCGGCCATTCGACCGCGATCTATTTCCTTCTCGAGGCGGGCGACCGGTCTCACTGGCACCGCGTCGCAGATGCCGCCGAGGTCTGGCACCATTATGCCGGCGCGCCGCTCGAATTGCAGGTGGCGAAACATGACGCCGGACCGCTCGTCCGGCATATCCTTGGTATCGACCTGACGGCCGGGGAGCGGCCGCAATTCGTCGTTCCGGCGGGCTGGTGGCAGGCGGCACGAAGCCTTGGAGACTGGACGCTGGTCGGCTGCACCGTCTCGCCGGGCTTCAGCTTCTCGTCGTTTGAACTGGCCCCGCCGGACTGGTCGCCCGGCGCATAA